The genomic DNA CTACCGACGTCACCACGAATCTAGCAGCATCTAAGGACGAATGTCAAATTCGATCCGTTTTCGTGCAATTCCTCACCCTGCGCGCCGTAAGAGTCGCGGATGCCCGGAACCAAGCAGGGTCGCGGCTGTCCGTGGTGGACCGCCTCGAATAATCCGTTTCCTTCATTGCGCCCCCGCCTCTCCCGCCCTTGAATCCCGCCGCGACGGCCGATGTTTTTGCTGAACAAGGTATTTCAACTGCGGGACAAGGCGAACCCGGACCTAGAAAAGCCTTTCCTTGAGCATTTGGAAGACCTGCGGGTGATGATCACCCGTACTGTGGTAACCCTCATGGTTTCCATGGTCGTCTGCTTCGCCTTCCAGGACAAGCTGATGGACCTGCTCCGGGAGCCTGTCGATCAGGTGACGCAGATCCACGCCAGCAAACTGCTCCCCTCCGACATTACCCCGGCCAACTGGGAGGCGGCCAAGAAGATCGAGCACGCCGCCGTCTCGCTTGGGATGGAGCGTTCCGGCGTTTTCCTCGATCAGTTCGATGCGGACACCCTCCGTAGGGTAGAGTTGGTCCGCCTCCTTCGCGCGATTGCCGCGCTGCCCGAAGCGAATCGCAAGCCTTTCCTCGAGAAGGCCGCCACGCCGGAGTTCGGGGCAATCGTGACCGAGATGCTGGTGAAAGGTGCGAGCCCGGAGATCGATGTCCGCGGGAATCTCCAGCTGATGTCCGCCCTGAAGCCCACCGAGACCTTCATGCTCTCGATGAAGCTCTCCTTCTTCGCGGGCATCGTGGTAGCGTTCCCTCTGCTCCTGCTTTACGTCCTGCAGTTTGTCCTGCCCGGCCTGCATACCCACGAGCAAAAGGTGCTATGGCCGGCGCTGGCCATCGGTTTCGGGCTCTTCCTGATCGGTGTTTGTTTCGCCTACTTCTTCGTCCTGCCGCGTGCCCTGACCTTCTTCTATGAATGGAGCGCCCAGCTGGGCGTGTCCAATGACTGGCGGATCGGGGAGTACATCACCTTCGCGACCCAGTTCACGCTGCTCTTCGGCCTTTCCTTCGAGCTGCCGGTGGTGGTCATGGTCTTCGTGAAGATCGGCCTGCTCACCCACGAGGCGATGCGCCGGACCCGGTCCTACGCGATCCTGGCGATCTTCGTGGTCGCGGCGATCATCACGCCCACGCCGGACGCCTTCACCCTTTGTCTCATGGCGGGGCCGATGTGCCTGCTCTACGAGCTCTGCATCTGGCTCTCCTACTTCGATGCGAAGAAAGCCGAACAGGCCGAACGCGAGGAGGAGCGTCAGCGGATGGAGCGCCTGCTGCTCGATTCCGATAGCCACGAGAAGGGCGAGGAAGAGGACCGCTCCGATCACTGGGATCCCTCCAACAACGAGGATGGCTGGAAGGCCGGCTCGGAATCCGCTACCGAGGGCGAGGCTCTCTCCGAAGAACCGCCCCAGAGCATTCCGGATGAGGAGCGCCGCCGGATGTCCGACTTGGGTGGGGAAAACAAATAGCGATCATCGATCCGATGTCGGTCCCAGGCCTTGTTGCCCGCCCCGGAATTCCCCTGCGGGCCTGATCAGTTCTTCCCCACCTCTACGGTCACCTCCGACTTGAGCGGGCCTTCGATGCTGAAGGTGAGGTCGCCTCCCGGCGAGCCCTCCATCAGCAGGGTTCCGCTGAGTTTCGACTCCAGATCCACGAGATCCTTCAGCGAGCGATGGGATAGCATCTCGCCCTTCGCCGCCATCTTGAGCGGGGCCTCACCTTTCTTCGCGGGTGCCACGCCTTTGAGATCGAAGACGGACTTGAGCACCGCGCAGGAAGTTCCCGCGACATCCTTCAGCTCCAGGAACTGGACGCTGAATTCTCCCTCCAGTGCGCTCATCCCGCAGAACTCCTTCAGCTCTTTCAGGTCGACCTTCCAAGTTTCGCCCGGCTTGCGGGGTTCCTTTCCGTAGATCGCCAGATCCGGCTCGGCGCGCAACTGCTCCAACAGTTCATCCAGTGCGGTCTTCTGCTCCGGATTTGCTTCGCCCTCCTCCAAGCCTGCGTGCCATTTTCCTTCCTTGAACTCCACGATCACCGGCAAGCCCTGCAATTCATCGTGCTGCTCGGGTTCCGGCTCCTCCATTTCCTCGATCACGCGCCGGGTCTCAACGGTCCGGCTCATAAGCACCCGTCGCGCCTTGCCGTCTCCCAAGCCTTCATACAATTCATTGGAGGCGACCTTGCGCGAGAAGGTCCCTTTCGCCGTCTGGAACTCGAACTTGAGCTTGAGCGCCGCCTCCCCGAACTCGGAGTTCTCGCGCCGTGAGAAGACCTTCCCGGCTTCCGGCAGGCTGCCCGCCTTCGCCAGGAGATGACCCGCGGCTTCCTCCGCGGGCAGGGTTCCCCAACCGCACAGCACCGCCATGGCCCCTACCAGCACGTGAATCTTCATCATTCCCGCTTCACTACCCTCCCTACCCCGCGGCTGGAAAGCACGGACTCGCTTCCGCCCTGATCTGGCGCATAGGCATTCGCATCTGCCGGACCTCTCGCCTCGCTTGGTCCCTGCCGATTCAGAGCGACGGATGACAACCCGAAGTAGTTATTAGAATAAAAATCCCTGCTTGGTGTTTTCGCCCGCAGGCGTTCCTTCCATTGCCTACGATGATGCGGAGGACGGCGGAATCGGATACGCCCAAGCTGCAGGCGAAGGGACTTGGACGCGGAAGCCATTCCGGCTTCGGATGCCGAGGGGCCATCTCTTGCCTTCGACGCGGAAGGGAACCCGGCAATCGCCTATCAGGCCGATATCGTCTCCCTTCATCTTATCCGTAAGACAGCGGGTGGGTGGGTCACGTCCACCATTGCGGAGGATCCCGAAGAGTATCTCGAATATACTGCCGTTCGATTGGCATTCACCCCTTCGGGACAAGCCGCGGTTACCTACGACAGCTACTTCTCGGAGGGACGGCTGACTTACGCGGTCTTCAACGAAGAGGAGGAGGAATGGCAGGCATCCGTCATCAGCACCGCTTCGGACTGGCGTTTCGGCAGCGTTTTGACCTTTTCGCCCTCCGGGTTGCCGGTCGTCGCTTATACCTTGGATGCGGATCTCGACCAATGGCCTTCCAATCTCGCGGTCGCGACTTTGAAGGCAGGAGTTTGGGAAAAGGAGTATCTTGGCGTGACCTATGCCGACAAATACGAGTCAGGACGCTACGGGCTCGCATTTAGTCCCGGAGGACAGCCTGCCGTCGTTTTCTCTACCGGTAGTTCGATCCGTTACGCGGTGAAAGGGGGGCTCTAACCGGATCGGCGGAGGCCGCGGGCTTGCTACCGAGGCCGGCAACCGCGAGGTGCCGTCTCGATTAGTGATTGGAAGATCGGGGATTGGTGATTTTCTCCCGGTCATGCACTCCATGACGGGATTCGGCCGCGGTTCGGCCACGGCGGAAGAAGGAACGGCCACGGTCGAGATCGCCTGCGTGAACCGCAAGCAAGCGGAGGTGGTCATTCAGGCTCCGCGCGAACTGTTGGAGCTGGAACCCAAGATCCGCAAGGCGGTGCTGAACGCGATTTCCCGCGGTCGTATCCAGATCAATATCCAGTTCGAGCGGGCCTCCGGGCAGGGCTCTCCGTCCAGCGTGGATCTCCGCTTGGTCGATGCGCTGGAGTCCGCCTTTGCCCGTATTTCGGAGCACACCGGCCGCCGGGTCAGCCCGGAAGCTGCCGATTTCCTGCGCTCCCCGGGTCTGATCCGCTTGGAAGACGGCGGTATGAGCGGGGAAGCGGCATGGCCCGCGATCGAGCCAGCGCTGGAGGTGGCGCTGGAGCAGGTGCTCGCCATGCGCTTGGCGGAGGGAGAGGACTTGGCCCGGGACCTTTTCGCGCGGCTTGTCCTGCTGGAGAAAATCGCGGCCTCCATCGCGCTCCTCGCCCCCGGTCGGCCGGAGCGCTACAAGGAACAGCTCCTCAAGCGCTTGCGGGATGCAGGTCTGGAACTCGAGCTTCAGGACGAGCGGGTTCTCCGGGAATTGGTCGTTTTCGCCGACCGCTGCGACATTTCCGAGGAGACCACCCG from Luteolibacter rhizosphaerae includes the following:
- the tatC gene encoding twin-arginine translocase subunit TatC, translated to MFLLNKVFQLRDKANPDLEKPFLEHLEDLRVMITRTVVTLMVSMVVCFAFQDKLMDLLREPVDQVTQIHASKLLPSDITPANWEAAKKIEHAAVSLGMERSGVFLDQFDADTLRRVELVRLLRAIAALPEANRKPFLEKAATPEFGAIVTEMLVKGASPEIDVRGNLQLMSALKPTETFMLSMKLSFFAGIVVAFPLLLLYVLQFVLPGLHTHEQKVLWPALAIGFGLFLIGVCFAYFFVLPRALTFFYEWSAQLGVSNDWRIGEYITFATQFTLLFGLSFELPVVVMVFVKIGLLTHEAMRRTRSYAILAIFVVAAIITPTPDAFTLCLMAGPMCLLYELCIWLSYFDAKKAEQAEREEERQRMERLLLDSDSHEKGEEEDRSDHWDPSNNEDGWKAGSESATEGEALSEEPPQSIPDEERRRMSDLGGENK
- a CDS encoding YicC/YloC family endoribonuclease, coding for MHSMTGFGRGSATAEEGTATVEIACVNRKQAEVVIQAPRELLELEPKIRKAVLNAISRGRIQINIQFERASGQGSPSSVDLRLVDALESAFARISEHTGRRVSPEAADFLRSPGLIRLEDGGMSGEAAWPAIEPALEVALEQVLAMRLAEGEDLARDLFARLVLLEKIAASIALLAPGRPERYKEQLLKRLRDAGLELELQDERVLRELVVFADRCDISEETTRLDAHFRRFREYMTGSEPAGRSLDFLCQEIHREFNTIGSKASDAAIAQHVVEAKTELEKIREQVQNIE